In the genome of Syntrophales bacterium, one region contains:
- the mreC gene encoding rod shape-determining protein MreC yields MVFSRKHLSFLVIIFCLAVSATFLSASLRDPHPSFLRQLIVEFSAPVGRIIRFPVDYLKKLWERYIFLVGREEESRNLKKKNTELLFQIQMYKEGYYESLRLRHLLALKQRIKHRSIASQVIFNYRGSPVRSILIDRGSSDGVKRGFPVMNHDGVVGRVVETSWHTSRVLLITDSSSKIDALIASSRIQGILQGSGGDVCYLKYVSRADKVNPGDEIITAGMSEFFPKGLLLGKVTRVEDRGGMFHYIEVMPAARFSNIEEVLVLIPEREGE; encoded by the coding sequence GTGGTGTTTTCTCGAAAACATCTTTCGTTTCTTGTGATTATTTTTTGCCTCGCAGTATCCGCAACTTTTCTGTCGGCAAGTTTACGTGACCCTCATCCGAGTTTTCTACGTCAGTTAATAGTTGAATTTTCTGCTCCAGTTGGGCGCATTATTCGTTTTCCCGTGGATTACTTGAAGAAGCTATGGGAACGTTACATCTTTCTCGTAGGGCGGGAAGAGGAAAGCCGCAATCTCAAAAAGAAAAACACAGAACTCTTATTTCAGATTCAGATGTACAAGGAAGGTTACTATGAGAGCTTGAGGCTCCGGCATCTTCTTGCCCTCAAGCAACGAATTAAACATCGAAGTATCGCATCCCAGGTGATTTTCAATTATAGGGGATCACCTGTAAGAAGTATTCTGATTGATCGAGGTTCTTCAGATGGGGTCAAAAGAGGTTTTCCTGTAATGAACCATGATGGTGTGGTGGGACGTGTAGTCGAAACGTCGTGGCATACATCTCGTGTACTTTTAATAACGGACAGCAGCAGTAAGATTGATGCTTTAATTGCTTCCAGTAGGATTCAGGGTATACTTCAAGGTTCGGGGGGAGATGTATGTTATTTAAAGTATGTATCCAGGGCGGATAAGGTCAATCCGGGGGATGAGATAATTACGGCAGGGATGAGCGAATTTTTCCCGAAAGGTCTACTTTTGGGGAAAGTCACGAGGGTTGAGGATCGAGGAGGAATGTTTCATTACATTGAAGTAATGCCTGCTGCCAGGTTCTCAAATATCGAAGAGGTTTTAGTTCTGATACCCGAAAGAGAAGGGGAGTAA
- the mreD gene encoding rod shape-determining protein MreD yields the protein MYYFTLFAVAYLFVVFQYGILSYFTDGRLVPEISLVIIVFLGFHLDTIRGCILSVIIGFLVDCLLGTLTGFNMFIYTFVFFLSRLIAPHVYVEKREAIIVVTLLCAFGKMVLEVFLGKWVYNLEISGELIGLYLVQLIIVSYLAPLVFELLRYSQQKHRA from the coding sequence ATGTATTATTTTACTTTGTTTGCAGTTGCGTATTTGTTTGTGGTGTTTCAATACGGTATTTTGAGCTATTTTACAGATGGTCGACTAGTGCCAGAAATATCCCTTGTTATTATAGTATTTCTAGGGTTTCATCTTGATACGATAAGGGGTTGCATATTGAGTGTAATAATTGGCTTTCTTGTGGATTGCCTCTTAGGAACTTTAACAGGGTTTAACATGTTCATTTATACATTTGTCTTCTTCCTTTCCAGATTAATTGCCCCCCATGTCTACGTAGAGAAGAGGGAGGCAATCATAGTGGTTACTTTGCTTTGTGCCTTTGGGAAAATGGTCTTAGAGGTCTTTCTCGGAAAATGGGTTTACAACCTGGAAATATCGGGGGAGCTAATTGGTCTTTATTTGGTACAACTTATTATTGTTAGTTATCTGGCGCCCCTTGTATTTGAACTTCTGAGATATTCCCAACAAAAACACAGGGCATAG
- a CDS encoding ATP synthase F0 subunit B, with amino-acid sequence MMGIRPHNNVWVCCLSLLFLLLLVVSVYAAGGEHGGDKKAEWIDFGWRLLNFAVLVGFLYWLSAKKIKEFFVTRKDDIKIALDRAESARKEAEEKYKEYTVRLAKATDEIAGLVKMIEEQGLAEKEKIIEDAKVAALKIEEDTKARMEQEFKTATIELRKEAVKLSVQMAEEILRREITQKDHEALVREYLDKVVVKN; translated from the coding sequence ATGATGGGCATAAGACCCCATAACAACGTATGGGTTTGTTGTTTATCCCTTCTATTTCTATTGCTTCTTGTGGTTAGTGTTTACGCCGCAGGAGGTGAACATGGTGGTGATAAAAAGGCGGAGTGGATAGATTTTGGTTGGCGCCTTTTGAACTTTGCGGTTCTCGTAGGTTTTCTCTATTGGCTCTCGGCTAAGAAAATTAAGGAGTTCTTTGTAACACGGAAGGATGATATAAAGATAGCGCTCGATAGGGCTGAGAGTGCTAGGAAGGAAGCTGAGGAGAAATATAAAGAATATACGGTACGGTTGGCAAAGGCAACCGACGAAATCGCTGGTCTTGTGAAAATGATCGAGGAACAGGGATTAGCAGAAAAGGAAAAAATTATTGAAGATGCTAAGGTGGCCGCTTTGAAAATTGAAGAGGATACTAAAGCGAGAATGGAGCAGGAATTTAAAACTGCCACAATTGAGCTTCGTAAGGAGGCGGTTAAGCTCTCGGTGCAGATGGCGGAAGAAATATTGAGAAGGGAGATTACACAGAAGGACCATGAGGCATTGGTCCGAGAATATTTGGATAAGGTGGTGGTGAAGAATTGA
- the atpH gene encoding ATP synthase F1 subunit delta, with amino-acid sequence MNGGNTVAKRYAKAFFEVAEEQGRIEKFYEELSVFLSLIQENKDFREFLANPIFDQHEKRVVVDTVLGMMSVSDVTANFLRLLTDKRRIVLLKEIVDSYRDMMDEALGIVRIGVMTAFPLTDELRGELQSKLEMLTGKRVVMTVVEDRSLLGGIVVRIGDTVYDNSVRTQLNNIRNLLWEER; translated from the coding sequence TTGAATGGTGGAAATACAGTAGCAAAACGTTATGCAAAGGCATTTTTCGAGGTAGCTGAGGAGCAAGGCAGGATAGAGAAATTCTACGAAGAGTTGAGTGTTTTTCTTTCATTAATTCAAGAGAACAAAGATTTCAGGGAATTTCTGGCTAATCCAATATTCGACCAGCATGAAAAAAGGGTAGTAGTTGATACAGTCCTAGGCATGATGAGTGTGTCGGATGTAACCGCTAATTTTCTGAGGCTTCTTACGGATAAACGCCGTATAGTTTTGCTAAAGGAGATAGTTGACAGTTACCGTGATATGATGGACGAAGCCCTTGGTATTGTCCGTATTGGTGTTATGACCGCTTTTCCCCTAACGGATGAGCTGAGGGGAGAGTTGCAGTCTAAGCTAGAGATGCTGACCGGAAAGAGAGTAGTTATGACTGTAGTCGAAGACAGATCATTGCTGGGAGGAATTGTGGTTCGTATTGGTGATACCGTGTATGATAACAGCGTCAGAACCCAGCTTAACAATATAAGGAATCTTTTGTGGGAGGAAAGATAG
- the atpG gene encoding ATP synthase F1 subunit gamma: MAALKDLRRKIQAVQKTKQITRAMNMVAASKLRNAQQRLESFRPYAGKFMEVLNSLALRVDTRSHPLLAVRPPRRIWVVCITADRGLCGGFNSNIIRATERFVQVKTAEGADVTVIPVGRKGRDYFRKKQKIIYPRADVMGRFDMSLAVSIARDIIPPFVQEEYDELYVVYSEFRNTMVQRPAVVRLLPLPAIGSEEAVDPDKRIEYIYEPSDELLLDQLLPMYVRVLLFRALLETSAGENAARMVAMDNATRNCDELINSLTLKMNKARQAAITAELMDIVGGTEALAKSRT; this comes from the coding sequence GTGGCCGCACTCAAAGATTTAAGAAGGAAGATTCAGGCTGTACAAAAAACCAAGCAGATTACCAGAGCCATGAACATGGTGGCGGCCTCTAAGTTGAGGAATGCACAGCAGAGATTGGAGAGTTTTCGCCCCTACGCTGGCAAATTTATGGAAGTGTTGAATAGTTTGGCTCTTCGTGTAGATACCAGGTCACATCCTCTTCTTGCTGTGCGTCCACCCAGGAGGATCTGGGTTGTCTGCATAACTGCAGATCGTGGATTATGTGGTGGCTTTAATTCCAATATAATTAGGGCTACGGAGAGGTTTGTTCAGGTCAAGACTGCAGAGGGTGCTGATGTGACGGTGATCCCCGTTGGACGAAAGGGGAGAGATTATTTCCGCAAAAAACAGAAGATAATTTACCCCCGGGCAGATGTCATGGGAAGGTTTGATATGAGTCTTGCTGTTTCAATTGCCCGTGACATTATACCCCCGTTCGTTCAGGAGGAGTATGATGAGTTATATGTGGTGTACAGCGAGTTCAGAAATACAATGGTTCAGCGACCTGCAGTGGTGAGGTTGTTACCACTACCTGCCATTGGTTCAGAAGAGGCGGTTGACCCCGATAAGCGGATAGAGTATATTTACGAGCCCTCGGATGAGCTACTTCTGGATCAGTTGCTCCCGATGTATGTTCGGGTTTTGCTATTCCGAGCATTGCTTGAAACTTCGGCGGGGGAAAATGCTGCCCGGATGGTAGCGATGGATAATGCAACAAGGAACTGCGATGAGCTTATCAATTCCTTGACGCTTAAGATGAATAAGGCAAGGCAAGCAGCAATTACCGCGGAGCTGATGGACATAGTTGGCGGTACAGAGGCTCTAGCAAAAAGTAGAACCTAA
- a CDS encoding rod shape-determining protein has product MFDFILGKFSNDLAIDLGTANTLVYVKGKGIVLCEPSVVAVHMDARGTKKVLAVGSEAKKMVGRTPGNIVAIRPMKDGVIADFDITEAMLRHFILSVHNRRTLVRPRIIVSVPSGTTQVERRAVRETVESAGAREIYLIEEPMAAAIGAGLPITEPTSSMIVDIGGGTTEVAVISLSGIVYSKSLRVAGDKIDEEIVQYMKRRYSLLIGERTAENIKTTIGCAYPDKELRTMEVKGRDLISGIPKTVEVNSEEIREAIAEPLSLIVDVIKDALENAPPELAGDIVDRGIMLTGGGALLRNLDVLIREETTLPVMIADDPLSAVAKGAGMALDQLDILKEVTIQV; this is encoded by the coding sequence ATTTTCGACTTTATACTGGGTAAATTTTCAAACGATCTAGCCATCGATTTGGGTACAGCTAACACACTCGTCTACGTGAAGGGAAAAGGTATCGTTTTATGTGAACCTTCCGTGGTGGCAGTCCATATGGATGCAAGGGGAACTAAAAAGGTCCTCGCAGTGGGGTCAGAAGCTAAGAAGATGGTGGGGCGCACACCAGGAAACATAGTTGCAATTAGACCTATGAAAGATGGTGTGATTGCGGATTTCGATATCACGGAAGCCATGCTTCGCCACTTCATTCTCAGTGTGCACAACCGACGGACACTTGTAAGACCGAGAATTATTGTATCTGTTCCGTCGGGGACGACGCAGGTTGAGAGAAGGGCGGTGAGAGAAACTGTAGAGTCAGCGGGTGCTAGGGAAATATACCTTATAGAGGAGCCCATGGCTGCTGCTATTGGGGCGGGTTTGCCCATTACAGAACCCACAAGCTCTATGATAGTGGACATTGGTGGAGGGACCACTGAAGTTGCCGTCATTTCGCTATCTGGAATAGTATATTCTAAATCGCTGCGTGTTGCCGGTGACAAAATCGATGAAGAAATAGTTCAGTACATGAAAAGAAGATACAGCTTGCTTATAGGTGAGCGAACTGCAGAGAATATAAAGACTACTATTGGTTGTGCCTATCCAGATAAGGAATTGAGAACTATGGAGGTCAAGGGTAGGGATCTGATTTCTGGTATCCCGAAGACGGTGGAGGTTAATTCAGAAGAAATAAGAGAGGCTATTGCGGAGCCTTTGAGCTTGATAGTGGATGTAATCAAGGATGCTCTGGAGAATGCACCGCCAGAACTGGCTGGAGATATTGTAGACAGGGGTATCATGCTTACAGGTGGAGGAGCGCTTTTAAGAAATTTGGATGTGCTCATCCGTGAGGAAACTACTCTGCCTGTGATGATAGCTGATGACCCGCTTTCTGCCGTTGCCAAAGGTGCTGGTATGGCTCTCGATCAGTTGGATATCCTTAAAGAGGTGACTATTCAGGTTTAG
- a CDS encoding ATP synthase F0 subunit B: MVDINASLWVQMVNFVLLIFILNYLLYKPLLGIIEKRKKQLEDADEEVRRLQEAVEQKMAEYEQKLAQAKAEALNRRAELLKEATEKAKLIMDEQRAKVPVMMAEFQSKLAREIEEARRLLTDKVRMISQEIVQKLLGRSV; the protein is encoded by the coding sequence GTGGTTGATATAAATGCAAGCCTTTGGGTACAAATGGTTAATTTTGTACTCCTCATTTTTATCTTGAATTACTTGTTGTATAAACCTCTTCTGGGCATAATAGAGAAGCGCAAGAAACAGTTAGAAGATGCAGATGAGGAAGTTCGCCGATTGCAAGAAGCGGTGGAACAGAAGATGGCAGAATACGAACAGAAGCTTGCCCAAGCGAAGGCAGAGGCGCTAAACAGAAGGGCGGAGCTACTGAAAGAGGCTACAGAAAAGGCTAAGCTCATCATGGATGAGCAGCGTGCTAAAGTTCCAGTTATGATGGCCGAGTTCCAGAGTAAGCTTGCCCGGGAGATCGAGGAGGCAAGGAGGTTACTTACCGATAAGGTACGGATGATTTCTCAGGAAATAGTGCAGAAGTTACTTGGAAGGAGTGTTTGA
- the atpA gene encoding F0F1 ATP synthase subunit alpha, translating into MNGIRAEEISQIIAKQIKEYEKKLDISETGTVLSVGDGIARVYGVQNAMAMELLEFPGGILGMVLNLERDNVGVAVLGEVTHIKEGDIVKRTGKIAQVPVGEAVLGRIIDATGAPLDGKGPIEATEFRRIEMIAPGVVHRQPVKEPMYTGIKAIDAMTPIGRGQRELIIGDRQTGKTAICIDAILRQKDTGVKCIYVAIGQKKSTVAQVVETLRRYDALKYTCVVAACASDPATLQYIAAYSGCAIGEYFRDRGQHALIIYDDLSKQAVAYRQISLLLRRPPGREAYPGDIFYNHSRLLERAAKLSDEKGGGSLTALPIIETQAGDVSAYIPTNVISITDGQVYLEPGLFYSGIRPAINVGLSVSRVGGAAQVKAMKQVAATLKLDLAQYRELAAFAQFGSELDKATQAQLERGVRLVEILKQPQFQPMSLSEEVVVLFAGTRGFLDKYPVHRIRDYENQLLSFVKGRYPEIMREIEEKQEISPELEKKMREVLSEFDSVFGA; encoded by the coding sequence ATGAATGGCATTAGAGCAGAAGAGATCAGTCAGATAATAGCCAAACAGATAAAGGAGTATGAGAAAAAACTTGATATAAGTGAAACGGGTACCGTGCTCTCTGTGGGAGATGGTATCGCCCGCGTATACGGTGTTCAGAATGCGATGGCTATGGAACTTCTGGAGTTTCCCGGCGGTATTTTAGGTATGGTGCTCAACCTAGAGAGAGATAACGTCGGTGTAGCAGTTTTGGGCGAGGTTACCCATATTAAAGAGGGGGATATAGTAAAGAGGACGGGTAAAATCGCGCAGGTTCCAGTGGGTGAGGCAGTTCTTGGGAGGATAATAGATGCGACTGGCGCTCCACTTGATGGTAAAGGACCTATTGAGGCGACAGAATTTCGCAGGATAGAGATGATCGCGCCGGGCGTTGTTCATCGCCAGCCAGTGAAAGAACCGATGTATACAGGTATCAAAGCAATTGATGCCATGACTCCCATTGGGCGAGGTCAAAGAGAGTTGATTATCGGTGATCGCCAGACTGGTAAGACTGCTATATGTATTGATGCTATCCTGAGGCAAAAAGATACGGGTGTCAAGTGCATATACGTTGCCATTGGCCAGAAAAAATCCACAGTTGCTCAAGTGGTGGAGACGTTGCGCCGATATGACGCGCTGAAGTACACTTGTGTAGTTGCAGCCTGTGCCAGTGACCCTGCAACTTTGCAGTATATTGCAGCGTATTCAGGATGTGCAATTGGTGAGTATTTCCGCGACCGGGGTCAACACGCCTTGATTATATACGATGATCTTTCTAAACAGGCGGTTGCTTATCGTCAGATTTCCCTATTGCTTAGAAGACCTCCTGGACGTGAGGCGTATCCGGGTGACATCTTTTATAACCACTCTCGTCTGCTTGAAAGGGCTGCCAAGCTCAGTGATGAAAAAGGTGGTGGATCTCTTACGGCTCTTCCAATAATAGAAACGCAAGCAGGTGACGTGTCAGCGTATATTCCTACAAACGTTATTTCGATCACGGACGGTCAGGTTTACCTAGAGCCCGGATTGTTTTATTCTGGTATACGACCCGCAATTAACGTTGGATTATCGGTGTCACGAGTGGGTGGTGCCGCTCAGGTAAAAGCGATGAAACAAGTGGCAGCCACACTGAAGCTTGATCTAGCTCAGTATCGCGAACTGGCGGCTTTTGCTCAGTTCGGTAGCGAATTAGATAAGGCTACGCAAGCCCAGCTCGAGAGGGGTGTGCGGTTGGTTGAGATTCTAAAACAACCACAGTTCCAGCCGATGTCACTTTCGGAGGAGGTTGTTGTCCTCTTTGCTGGAACAAGGGGCTTTTTGGATAAATATCCGGTTCACCGGATCAGGGATTACGAAAATCAGCTTCTCTCTTTTGTTAAAGGTAGATATCCTGAAATAATGAGGGAGATTGAGGAGAAGCAAGAAATAAGTCCCGAACTAGAAAAAAAGATGAGAGAAGTACTTTCAGAGTTTGATTCGGTGTTTGGGGCGTAA
- the rodA gene encoding rod shape-determining protein RodA, which yields MNLVRRFFSHFDFVLFLLVMTICLVGVLNIYSAGFNISDVKGSNNYVRQLQWVLLGVFGMILTYSIDYRTINSWAYGIYGFAIFLLILTSLFGYTTHGAKRWIYFSGFTFQPSELVKLALVLALVRYFHDHPTENVYSWRELVIPFLMTAVPSYIILKQPDLGSALMLIIIFFSLVIFVGVRVKDFVLIMFLLISISPLFWFFLKEYQRGRILAFLNPERDPLGTGYHLIQSMIAVGSGGFFGKGFLKGTQTQLKFLPEQQTDFIFSVFAEEWGFLGSVLLLFLFLILILWGLRISMHSRDYSGSVLAFGVTVLIFWGIVINVSMVLGLLPVVGVPLPFLSYGGSAMLVNMLGVGILLNVSGHRFRLQP from the coding sequence TTGAACTTGGTTCGACGTTTTTTCTCCCATTTTGATTTTGTCCTCTTTCTCTTAGTTATGACTATATGTTTGGTTGGAGTGCTTAACATCTACAGTGCGGGATTTAATATCTCTGATGTAAAAGGGTCCAATAATTATGTACGACAGCTCCAGTGGGTTCTTTTAGGTGTATTTGGCATGATTCTTACTTATTCGATTGATTATAGAACAATTAATTCTTGGGCGTATGGAATATATGGCTTTGCTATTTTTCTACTTATACTAACTTCACTTTTTGGTTATACCACTCACGGTGCTAAGAGGTGGATTTATTTTTCGGGGTTTACCTTTCAGCCTTCAGAACTTGTAAAACTAGCACTCGTTTTAGCTCTAGTAAGGTACTTTCATGATCATCCGACGGAAAATGTTTATTCATGGAGGGAACTTGTAATTCCTTTTTTGATGACGGCGGTGCCCTCATATATCATTCTTAAGCAGCCGGATCTCGGCTCTGCTCTTATGCTTATTATAATTTTCTTCAGCTTGGTAATTTTTGTAGGTGTTCGCGTGAAAGATTTTGTCTTAATCATGTTTCTTTTAATTTCCATTAGTCCTCTTTTCTGGTTTTTTCTAAAAGAGTACCAGAGAGGACGCATATTGGCTTTTTTGAATCCGGAAAGAGACCCACTGGGTACGGGTTACCATTTGATACAGTCGATGATAGCTGTGGGTTCAGGTGGTTTTTTTGGCAAAGGCTTTCTTAAGGGAACCCAGACTCAGCTTAAGTTTCTGCCAGAGCAACAGACAGACTTTATCTTTTCAGTATTCGCAGAGGAGTGGGGATTTTTAGGGAGTGTTTTATTACTTTTTCTCTTTTTGATTCTGATTCTATGGGGATTGAGAATTTCCATGCATTCCAGGGATTATTCAGGTAGTGTACTGGCATTCGGTGTTACTGTTCTCATCTTTTGGGGAATAGTGATAAACGTGAGTATGGTACTGGGTTTGCTGCCAGTTGTGGGGGTGCCGTTACCTTTTCTGAGTTATGGAGGGTCAGCGATGCTTGTTAATATGCTTGGTGTAGGGATCTTACTTAACGTAAGTGGTCACAGGTTTCGATTGCAACCATAA
- the mrdA gene encoding penicillin-binding protein 2 yields the protein MPLLLNDRDTTHLKKHYRYISLVVVSIFFVLFMRLFYLQILRGDEFKLRSEYNSIRVRYLNAPRGIIKDAEDISVAENQPSFDLIYVSKSKEEIKDVLERIKALYSRYGLTLEADRDFSGKTRPFSPVIIERNLDWRKIAILEAHALDMPGFIVEVSSIRKYLEGKAMAHVVGYTGEINQEELTLGSIDGLLPGDLVGRSGVEQYLDGYLRGKPGVEQVEVDVYGRVVRTLGKIDPVAGCNVRLFIYARLQRVAYEALNGRAGAVVALDPRNGAVLALVSSPSFDPNAFAGGITKDELQKILKDPLKPFENRAVAGLYPPGSTFKVIVAAAALEEGIVTPISRFFCNGTFDIGSWLYHCWQKGGHGWVSLHRAIVESCDVYFYNLGRLLGIDKIAYYARSFGLGSVTDVDLPREKAGLVPSDEWKKKRFKEQWRLGDTIAVSVGQGYNLITPLQLAVTYAAFANGGTLWKPRIISAIETPDGQILKNFPPEIKGTVPISKKNMELIATALRGVVNEDGGTGRAAKIVGIEVAGKTGTAQVVSIGRNGNPKTHAGNLQDHALFVAYAPYDNPEIVVAVIVEHGGSGGAVAAPIARKVIETYMQIKKDKISEGRLEN from the coding sequence ATGCCACTGTTACTCAATGATAGGGACACAACTCATCTGAAGAAACATTATCGTTACATCTCTTTGGTTGTAGTTTCGATTTTTTTTGTTCTTTTTATGCGACTCTTTTATCTCCAGATTTTACGTGGTGACGAGTTTAAATTGCGCTCGGAGTATAATAGTATACGGGTAAGATATCTGAACGCTCCAAGGGGGATAATTAAGGATGCCGAGGACATTTCCGTTGCTGAAAATCAGCCTTCATTTGATCTTATTTACGTTTCAAAGAGTAAAGAAGAAATAAAAGATGTGCTGGAGAGGATAAAGGCGTTGTATTCACGTTATGGACTAACTCTGGAAGCCGATCGTGATTTTTCTGGGAAAACGAGGCCTTTTTCCCCGGTAATAATAGAAAGAAATCTAGATTGGCGGAAGATAGCGATTCTCGAAGCCCACGCGCTTGATATGCCAGGGTTCATTGTAGAGGTGAGTTCGATTCGCAAATATCTGGAAGGAAAGGCGATGGCCCATGTTGTCGGTTACACAGGCGAGATAAACCAAGAGGAGTTAACTCTTGGATCGATTGACGGATTGTTGCCGGGTGATCTTGTGGGCAGATCAGGAGTAGAACAATATCTTGATGGTTACCTTAGGGGAAAACCTGGTGTTGAGCAGGTGGAGGTTGACGTGTATGGAAGAGTGGTACGCACGTTGGGGAAAATTGATCCGGTTGCGGGTTGCAATGTAAGGCTTTTCATTTACGCTCGGCTCCAGCGTGTGGCGTATGAGGCTCTGAATGGTAGAGCAGGAGCAGTTGTAGCTCTTGATCCCCGAAATGGAGCAGTTCTAGCTTTGGTTAGTTCTCCCTCATTTGATCCGAATGCTTTTGCGGGGGGAATTACTAAAGATGAACTTCAGAAGATTCTCAAAGATCCGTTAAAGCCTTTTGAAAATCGTGCTGTTGCAGGGCTTTATCCACCGGGGTCAACGTTCAAGGTTATAGTTGCAGCTGCTGCCCTTGAAGAGGGAATAGTTACACCGATTTCACGGTTTTTTTGCAATGGGACGTTTGATATTGGAAGTTGGCTATACCACTGTTGGCAAAAAGGGGGTCACGGTTGGGTAAGTCTACATCGTGCTATTGTGGAATCATGTGACGTGTATTTCTATAATCTGGGTAGACTTTTAGGGATAGATAAAATTGCATACTACGCGAGGAGTTTTGGGTTGGGTTCGGTTACAGATGTTGATTTGCCCAGAGAGAAGGCAGGGCTTGTTCCGTCAGATGAATGGAAGAAGAAGAGATTCAAGGAACAGTGGCGTTTAGGAGATACCATTGCTGTTTCCGTAGGACAGGGATACAATCTTATAACTCCCCTACAACTTGCAGTTACCTATGCGGCTTTCGCAAATGGAGGGACTTTATGGAAGCCGCGTATTATAAGTGCTATTGAGACCCCTGATGGGCAGATATTAAAAAATTTTCCTCCGGAAATAAAGGGAACAGTTCCCATCTCCAAAAAAAATATGGAACTTATTGCAACAGCCTTAAGGGGCGTGGTTAATGAGGATGGAGGAACGGGAAGAGCGGCAAAAATAGTCGGCATTGAAGTAGCGGGAAAAACTGGAACAGCCCAGGTGGTGTCCATTGGCCGGAATGGCAATCCAAAGACGCATGCAGGCAACTTACAGGATCATGCCCTTTTTGTTGCTTATGCACCTTATGATAATCCAGAAATAGTTGTGGCTGTCATTGTCGAACACGGAGGAAGTGGGGGAGCTGTAGCTGCGCCTATAGCTAGGAAGGTAATTGAGACATATATGCAGATAAAAAAAGATAAGATTTCCGAAGGGAGATTGGAGAATTGA